In Ancalomicrobiaceae bacterium S20, the following proteins share a genomic window:
- a CDS encoding M24 family metallopeptidase, producing the protein MTGTARVQPNELLRTQIMHNGDRELQVFTTGEMERRQDGLRKIIEDLKIDGVILTSYHNIAYYTGFLYCYFGRRYACVATDKKCLTVTAGIDAGQPWRRGHADNITYTDWRRDNYFHALREALPGVKRLGIEFDHVNLDLRRLLEDTFPGVEFVDVASATMWQRTIKSAEEIALIRQGARIADLGGSAVCNAVKAGVREHEVALAGTQAMVREIARTFPGVELMDTWVWFQSGINTDGAHNPVTSRAVEPGDILSLNCFPMIAGYYTALERTLFCEHASDAHMKIWEINCDVHRRGLELIRPGARCGDIATELNEIYRSHGLLGYRSFGYGHSFGVLSHYYGREAGVELREDVDTILKPGMVVSMEPMLSIPEGQPGAGGYREHDILVIGETGAENITGFPFGPAHNILRA; encoded by the coding sequence GCGGCAGGACGGCCTGCGCAAGATCATCGAGGATCTGAAAATCGATGGCGTGATCCTGACATCCTATCACAACATCGCCTATTACACCGGCTTCCTCTATTGCTACTTCGGGCGCCGTTACGCATGCGTCGCGACCGACAAGAAGTGCCTGACGGTGACGGCCGGAATCGATGCGGGCCAGCCCTGGCGACGCGGGCACGCGGACAACATCACCTATACAGACTGGCGGCGCGACAATTACTTTCACGCGCTGAGGGAAGCGCTTCCCGGCGTCAAGCGGCTGGGGATCGAGTTCGACCATGTCAACCTGGACCTGCGCCGGCTGCTCGAGGACACCTTCCCGGGCGTGGAATTCGTCGACGTCGCGTCGGCGACCATGTGGCAGCGCACGATCAAGTCGGCCGAAGAGATCGCGCTGATCCGGCAGGGTGCGCGGATCGCCGACCTCGGCGGTTCGGCGGTCTGCAACGCGGTGAAGGCCGGCGTGCGCGAGCACGAGGTGGCGCTCGCCGGGACGCAGGCGATGGTGCGCGAGATCGCCCGCACCTTTCCGGGCGTCGAGCTCATGGACACCTGGGTGTGGTTCCAGTCCGGCATCAACACCGACGGCGCCCACAATCCGGTGACGTCGCGGGCCGTCGAGCCCGGCGACATCCTCTCGCTCAACTGCTTCCCGATGATCGCGGGCTACTACACCGCGCTCGAACGGACACTGTTCTGCGAGCACGCCTCGGACGCGCACATGAAGATCTGGGAGATCAACTGCGACGTCCATCGCCGTGGCCTCGAGCTGATCAGGCCCGGCGCGCGCTGCGGCGATATCGCGACCGAGCTCAACGAGATCTACCGCTCGCACGGCCTGCTCGGCTACCGCTCGTTCGGCTACGGCCATTCGTTCGGCGTGCTCAGTCATTACTACGGCCGCGAGGCCGGCGTGGAGCTGCGCGAGGACGTCGATACGATCCTGAAGCCGGGCATGGTCGTCTCGATGGAGCCGATGCTGTCGATCCCCGAGGGCCAGCCCGGTGCCGGCGGCTACCGCGAGCACGACATCCTGGTCATCGGCGAGACTGGTGCGGAGAACATCACCGGCTTCCCGTTCGGCCCGGCGCACAACATTTTGCGCGCTTGA
- a CDS encoding ETC complex I subunit: MVARIYRPAKTAMQSGQAKAKRWCLDYEAEEPRTPEPLMGWTSSADMKSQIRLWFETKEEAVAYCEREGLAYVVSEPHERTRKAISYSDNFKFGRIGTWTH, translated from the coding sequence ATGGTTGCGCGCATCTACCGGCCGGCGAAGACGGCCATGCAGTCGGGTCAGGCCAAGGCCAAGCGCTGGTGCCTGGACTATGAAGCCGAGGAGCCGCGCACGCCGGAGCCGCTGATGGGCTGGACCTCGTCGGCCGACATGAAGTCGCAGATCCGGCTGTGGTTCGAGACCAAGGAAGAGGCCGTCGCCTACTGTGAGCGCGAAGGCCTCGCCTATGTCGTGTCGGAGCCGCACGAGCGGACGCGCAAGGCGATCTCCTATTCCGACAATTTCAAGTTCGGCCGCATCGGCACCTGGACGCACTGA
- a CDS encoding DUF192 domain-containing protein, with amino-acid sequence MIRPIGFCATLRAAMIAAGLLLSGGTAALVPLAVAPAAAADEARLEIVTATGRYPFRIEIAATPQARATGLMFRKALDADYGMLFDFHREEPASFWMKNTFVSLDMIFIRADGTVANLATGTTPFSEEPVSSAGPVRFVLEVVAGTANKIGLKAGDRIVHPLVAGSK; translated from the coding sequence ATGATCCGACCGATAGGGTTCTGCGCGACGTTGCGGGCGGCCATGATCGCCGCCGGGCTCCTGCTCTCCGGCGGCACGGCGGCGCTGGTGCCCCTGGCAGTCGCGCCGGCCGCCGCCGCCGACGAGGCCCGGCTCGAGATCGTCACCGCGACCGGGCGATATCCGTTCCGTATCGAGATCGCCGCGACGCCGCAGGCGCGCGCGACCGGCCTCATGTTCCGCAAGGCGCTCGACGCCGACTACGGGATGCTGTTCGATTTCCACCGCGAGGAGCCGGCGTCGTTCTGGATGAAGAACACCTTCGTGTCGCTCGACATGATCTTCATCCGCGCCGACGGCACGGTGGCCAATCTCGCGACCGGGACGACGCCGTTCTCGGAGGAGCCGGTCTCCTCGGCCGGGCCGGTGCGCTTCGTGCTCGAGGTCGTCGCCGGCACGGCGAACAAGATCGGCCTGAAGGCGGGCGACCGGATCGTCCATCCGCTCGTCGCCGGCTCGAAGTGA
- the coaD gene encoding pantetheine-phosphate adenylyltransferase, producing the protein MTRTALYPGSFDPVTNGHVDILAQSLDLVDRVIVAIGVHPAKTPMFDFDTREAMIRESLDTLGIAQSRVDVISFTGLVIETARQYGASIMIRGLRDGTDLDYEMQLAGMNLSLAPAVRTVLLPASPTVRHITATLVRQIAQLGGDVTAFVPHGVAERLAAVVGRR; encoded by the coding sequence ATGACCAGGACGGCGCTCTATCCGGGGTCCTTCGACCCGGTCACCAATGGCCATGTCGACATTCTCGCCCAGTCGCTCGATCTGGTCGACCGTGTGATCGTGGCGATCGGCGTGCATCCGGCGAAGACGCCGATGTTCGACTTCGACACCCGCGAGGCGATGATCCGCGAATCGCTCGACACGCTCGGCATCGCGCAGTCGCGCGTCGATGTGATCTCGTTCACCGGCCTCGTAATCGAAACGGCTCGCCAGTACGGCGCCTCGATCATGATCCGCGGCCTGCGCGACGGCACGGATCTCGACTACGAGATGCAGCTCGCCGGCATGAACCTGTCGTTGGCGCCGGCCGTGCGCACCGTGCTCTTGCCGGCCTCGCCGACCGTCCGCCATATCACCGCCACGCTGGTCCGGCAGATCGCCCAACTCGGCGGCGACGTCACCGCTTTCGTGCCGCATGGCGTGGCGGAGCGGCTCGCCGCCGTTGTCGGCCGCCGTTGA
- a CDS encoding peptidylprolyl isomerase, producing MTLAAGPVAAQQAASDPQNTIYLDTKDGRVVIRLRPDLAPKHAERIRTLAAQGFYNGLKFHRVIEGFMAQTGDPTGTGSGGSPLPNLPAEFSARPFERGVVGMARTSDPNSANSQFFITFASSPWLNGQYTVVGEVVSGMEVVDKIKKGDKNAGGMVQNPDVIVKMQPAAAAK from the coding sequence GTGACACTCGCGGCCGGTCCCGTCGCCGCACAGCAGGCCGCGTCCGACCCGCAGAACACGATCTATCTCGACACCAAGGACGGCCGGGTCGTGATCCGGCTGCGTCCGGACCTGGCGCCGAAGCATGCCGAGCGCATCCGCACGCTCGCCGCGCAGGGCTTCTACAACGGCCTCAAGTTCCACCGCGTGATCGAAGGCTTCATGGCCCAGACCGGCGATCCGACCGGCACCGGCTCGGGCGGCTCGCCGCTGCCGAACCTGCCGGCCGAGTTCTCGGCGCGGCCGTTCGAGCGCGGCGTCGTCGGCATGGCGCGCACCTCCGATCCGAACAGCGCCAATTCGCAGTTCTTCATCACCTTCGCGAGCTCGCCCTGGCTGAACGGCCAGTACACGGTCGTCGGCGAGGTGGTCTCCGGCATGGAGGTCGTCGACAAGATCAAGAAGGGCGACAAGAACGCCGGCGGCATGGTGCAGAACCCGGATGTGATCGTGAAGATGCAGCCGGCCGCCGCCGCCAAGTAA
- a CDS encoding GGDEF domain-containing protein: protein MSERDDFRRTLAYGETAIGHLRKNEIPAYPRNYELWYTYAAGFNHALNKTVNEILRTRGKISVAEVSKVYDQFIAPTRLGERIEEVGGKLSTEIADVVGMIESSLTATSDYCVSLDEATRRLSGTTDRESVSGIVQSLIKVTKDTETTNRKLEHQLADSRRQIAELQESLEAIRYESLTDELTTLANRKHFDQSMERAIAECEQSNQPFALLLTDIDHFKKFNDTYGHQTGDQVLRLVALAVKQNVKGQDVACRYGGEEFAVILPRTNLRQAVVVAEHIREAVYSKELVKRSTGENLGRITISIGVASWRRGDNSQTLIERSDCSLYAAKRGGRNLVRCETDTDVNLDTRVA, encoded by the coding sequence ATGAGCGAAAGAGACGATTTCCGTCGGACGCTCGCATATGGCGAAACGGCGATTGGGCATCTCCGGAAGAACGAGATCCCGGCGTATCCGCGCAATTACGAGCTCTGGTATACGTACGCGGCGGGATTCAATCACGCGCTGAATAAGACCGTCAACGAGATCCTCCGCACCCGCGGCAAGATCTCCGTGGCGGAGGTGAGCAAGGTCTACGACCAGTTCATCGCTCCGACCCGGCTCGGCGAACGGATCGAGGAGGTCGGCGGCAAGCTGTCGACCGAGATCGCCGACGTGGTCGGCATGATCGAATCGTCGCTGACCGCGACCTCCGACTACTGTGTGTCCCTCGACGAGGCGACCCGCAGGCTCTCCGGCACGACCGATCGCGAGAGCGTGTCGGGCATCGTCCAGAGCCTGATCAAGGTCACCAAGGACACCGAGACGACCAATCGCAAGCTCGAGCATCAGCTGGCCGACTCGCGTCGCCAGATCGCCGAGCTGCAGGAGAGCCTCGAGGCGATCCGCTACGAGAGCCTGACCGACGAACTGACCACGCTCGCCAATCGCAAGCACTTCGACCAGTCGATGGAGCGCGCGATCGCCGAGTGCGAGCAGTCGAACCAACCCTTCGCGCTGCTCCTGACCGATATCGACCACTTCAAGAAGTTCAACGACACCTATGGCCACCAGACCGGCGACCAGGTGTTGCGGCTGGTCGCGCTGGCTGTGAAGCAGAACGTCAAGGGCCAGGACGTCGCCTGCCGGTACGGCGGCGAGGAGTTCGCCGTGATCCTGCCGCGCACCAACCTGCGCCAGGCCGTGGTCGTGGCCGAGCACATCCGCGAGGCGGTCTATTCCAAGGAGCTGGTCAAGCGCTCAACCGGCGAGAACCTCGGCCGCATCACGATCTCGATCGGCGTGGCGAGCTGGCGCCGCGGCGACAACTCGCAGACCCTGATCGAGCGCTCCGACTGCTCGCTCTATGCCGCCAAGCGCGGCGGCCGCAATCTCGTGCGCTGCGAGACGGACACTGACGTCAATCTGGACACGCGCGTCGCCTGA
- a CDS encoding DEAD/DEAH box helicase, whose translation MTFSTLGLSDKVQAAVEAAGYTQPTPIQEKAIPIVLERKDVVGIAQTGTGKTASFVLPMLTRLESGRARARMPRTLILEPTRELAAQVEENFNKYGINHKLSVALLIGGVSFDEQLKKLDRGVDVLIATPGRLLDLFGRGRLLMTGVEILVIDEADRMLDMGFIPDIEKICKMIPTNRQTLMFSATMPPEIQRLADMFLRDPVRVEAGKPSSVTKTVTQRLIAAGREQHEKREVLRDLITDAQDLKNAIIFCNRKRDVQIVYRSLEKHGFSVGALHGDMDQRARMAMLDAFRNNRLTLLVASDVAARGLDIPDVSHVFNFDVPVHAEDYVHRIGRTGRAGRSGTAVTIVTDLDAKALAAVEKLIGEAPEWIGEPAGEAPRGERRSSSSGERERGRRGRSTEREPRREAGERKEPRGERTERPERAERPDRSEQQPRAERQEARSDRQEPRGERRRDDRKPRDRTTPPPARTEHGRAEHGRSEQPRADQPPRERNPHERREDRRHDRRHDHDEPPVVGLGDHVPAFLLRPTRPLRTAS comes from the coding sequence ATGACTTTTTCGACCCTCGGACTTTCCGATAAGGTGCAGGCCGCCGTAGAGGCCGCCGGCTACACGCAGCCGACCCCCATCCAGGAAAAGGCGATCCCGATCGTCCTGGAACGCAAGGATGTCGTCGGCATCGCCCAGACCGGCACCGGCAAGACCGCCTCCTTCGTTTTGCCCATGCTGACCCGGCTCGAATCGGGCCGCGCCCGTGCCCGGATGCCGCGCACGCTGATCCTCGAACCGACGCGCGAACTCGCGGCGCAGGTCGAGGAGAACTTCAACAAATACGGCATCAATCACAAGCTCTCGGTGGCGCTGCTGATCGGCGGCGTCTCCTTCGACGAGCAGCTGAAGAAGCTCGATCGCGGCGTCGACGTCCTGATCGCCACGCCGGGCCGTCTGCTCGATCTGTTCGGCCGCGGCCGACTGCTGATGACCGGCGTCGAGATCCTCGTCATCGACGAGGCCGACCGGATGCTCGACATGGGCTTCATCCCGGACATCGAGAAGATCTGCAAGATGATCCCGACGAACCGGCAGACGCTGATGTTCTCGGCGACCATGCCGCCGGAAATCCAGCGCCTCGCCGACATGTTCCTGCGCGATCCCGTGCGCGTCGAGGCCGGCAAGCCGTCGAGCGTGACCAAGACGGTCACCCAGCGACTGATCGCCGCCGGCCGCGAGCAGCACGAGAAGCGCGAAGTGCTGCGCGACCTGATCACCGACGCGCAGGATCTCAAGAACGCGATCATCTTCTGCAATCGCAAGCGCGATGTGCAGATCGTCTACCGCAGCCTCGAGAAGCACGGCTTCTCCGTCGGCGCGCTACACGGCGACATGGACCAGCGGGCGCGCATGGCGATGCTCGACGCGTTCCGCAACAACCGGCTGACCCTGCTCGTCGCCTCCGACGTCGCGGCGCGCGGCCTCGACATTCCGGATGTCAGCCACGTCTTCAATTTCGATGTGCCGGTGCACGCGGAGGACTATGTCCACCGCATCGGCCGCACCGGCCGCGCCGGCCGTTCGGGCACGGCAGTGACCATCGTCACCGATCTCGACGCGAAGGCCCTGGCGGCTGTCGAGAAGCTGATCGGCGAGGCCCCGGAGTGGATCGGCGAGCCGGCGGGCGAAGCGCCGCGCGGCGAGCGGCGGTCCTCCTCATCGGGTGAACGCGAACGCGGCCGTCGCGGCCGCAGCACCGAGCGCGAGCCGCGTCGCGAGGCCGGCGAACGCAAGGAACCGCGCGGGGAGCGGACCGAGCGTCCGGAACGGGCCGAACGCCCCGACCGTTCGGAGCAGCAGCCCCGCGCCGAGCGCCAGGAGGCCCGATCGGATCGGCAGGAGCCGCGCGGCGAGCGCCGCCGCGACGATCGAAAGCCTCGCGACCGCACCACGCCGCCGCCGGCCCGGACCGAACATGGTCGCGCCGAACATGGCCGCTCGGAGCAGCCGCGCGCCGATCAGCCGCCGCGCGAGCGTAATCCGCACGAGCGTCGCGAGGATCGCCGGCACGACCGACGGCATGATCACGACGAGCCGCCGGTGGTGGGCCTGGGCGATCACGTCCCGGCCTTCCTGTTGCGCCCCACGCGGCCGCTGCGGACGGCGTCCTGA
- a CDS encoding helix-turn-helix domain-containing protein, giving the protein MSIGPDGTADVDFSRCPVRDVLDHLGDKWTSLIVLMLAEGPQRFSALQRAVPDISKRMLTQSLRSLERDGMLSRHVYPTKPPSVEYRLTDLGRRFHAELQRLVAWAEANHAEIRAARLRHDGLGPDAALDLAEAV; this is encoded by the coding sequence CTGTCGATCGGGCCCGATGGCACCGCCGACGTCGATTTCAGCCGTTGCCCGGTCCGCGACGTGCTCGATCACCTCGGCGACAAGTGGACCTCGCTGATCGTGCTGATGCTCGCGGAGGGGCCGCAGCGATTCAGCGCGCTGCAACGTGCCGTGCCGGACATCTCCAAGCGCATGCTGACCCAGTCGCTACGCAGCCTGGAGCGCGATGGCATGCTGAGCCGCCACGTCTATCCGACCAAGCCGCCGAGCGTCGAATACCGGCTGACCGACCTCGGCCGCCGGTTTCACGCCGAGCTGCAGCGTCTGGTCGCCTGGGCGGAGGCGAATCACGCCGAGATCCGGGCGGCGCGCCTGCGCCATGACGGGCTCGGCCCCGACGCCGCTCTCGATCTGGCCGAAGCGGTCTGA